Proteins encoded together in one uncultured Flavobacterium sp. window:
- the pepE gene encoding dipeptidase PepE, which yields MKSIIIASTSTLHGGSYLEYILPTLESHFKNCKSILFIPYARPSGITHDEYTEKVTQSFASINISVKGIHEFEDAENAIKNAEGIFTGGGNTFLLVTQLYKNNIMQVLAETVKNGTPYLGTSAGSNICGLSMQTTNDMPIIYPPSFQTLGLIPFNLNPHYLDPDDQSQHMGETRETRIKEFHAFNSIPVLGLREGSWLEVKGDKITLKGSLKARLFKQNENPEELETESDLSYLN from the coding sequence ATGAAAAGCATCATCATTGCCAGCACATCCACACTACACGGAGGCAGTTATTTAGAGTATATATTACCTACATTAGAGTCACATTTTAAAAATTGCAAAAGTATTTTATTCATTCCGTACGCTCGTCCCAGCGGAATTACGCATGACGAATACACTGAAAAAGTAACTCAGTCATTTGCTTCTATTAACATTTCTGTTAAAGGGATTCACGAATTTGAAGATGCAGAAAACGCTATAAAAAATGCTGAAGGAATCTTTACCGGAGGAGGAAATACTTTTTTACTTGTTACTCAATTATACAAAAACAATATTATGCAGGTTCTTGCAGAAACAGTAAAAAACGGAACTCCTTATTTAGGAACCAGCGCCGGTAGTAATATTTGCGGTTTATCAATGCAGACTACGAATGATATGCCAATAATTTATCCGCCAAGTTTTCAGACTTTAGGATTAATTCCTTTCAATTTAAATCCGCATTATTTAGATCCTGACGATCAGTCGCAACACATGGGAGAAACTCGCGAAACGAGAATTAAAGAATTTCACGCTTTTAATTCGATTCCCGTTTTAGGATTAAGAGAAGGTAGCTGGCTTGAAGTTAAAGGAGACAAAATTACCCTGAAAGGAAGCTTAAAAGCGCGATTGTTCAAACAAAACGAAAATCCCGAAGAGTTAGAAACCGAAAGCGATCTTAGTTATTTAAACTAA